Proteins found in one Odocoileus virginianus isolate 20LAN1187 ecotype Illinois chromosome 10, Ovbor_1.2, whole genome shotgun sequence genomic segment:
- the LOC110144582 gene encoding olfactory receptor 8K3-like codes for MAWLDKHNLTLLKEFILAGITDLPELQEPLFGLFLIVYLGSVGGNLGLVILTMIDSRLQTPMYFFLRHLAFTDLGYSTAVGPKMLVNFAVDQRTISYHWCATQLTLFSMFIISEIFILSAMAYDRYVAICNPLLYTSIMSQRLCHRLVAIPYLYSLFLSLLTVIKIFISSFCGHNIIKHFYCDSLPLISLLCSDTREIKWIILIFSIFNLVSSLLIVLVSYILILVAIFRMKSGESRHKAFSTCASHLSVIIIFYGTLFFMYVQPKSSHSFDTDKMASLFYTLVIPMLNPMIYSLRNKEVKNALSRNWKIRANILFKIHSRIC; via the coding sequence ATGGCCTGGCTGGACAAACACAATCTGACACTGCTGAAGGAATTCATCCTCGCAGGAATCACTGATCTCCCTGAGCTACAGGAGCCTTTGTTTGGACTCTTTCTCATTGTTTACTTGGGCTCAGTGGGGGGTAACCTGGGCTTGGTTATTCTCACTATGATAGACTCTAGGCTACAAAcacccatgtactttttcctcagACACCTGGCTTTCACTGATCTTGGTTATTCAACTGCTGTAGGGCCCAAAATGCTAGTAAATTTTGCCGTAGATCAGCGTACAATCTCTTATCATTGGTGTGCTACCCAACTCACTTTGTTCAGTATGTTTATCATCAGTgaaattttcattctgtctgccatGGCCTacgaccgctatgtggccatctgtaaccCTCTGCTCTACACAAGCATCATGTCACAAAGGTTATGTCACAGACTAGTGGCCATTCCCTATCTATACAGCCTCTTTTTGTCTCTGCTGACtgtcataaaaatttttatttcatcattttgtgGTCATAATATCATTAAGCATTTCTATTGTGATAGTCTGCCCTTGATATCTTTGCTTTGTTCAGACACACGTGAGATTAAATGGATAATTCtgatcttttcaatttttaatttggtTTCATCTCTTCTAATAGTTCTTGTGTCCTATATCTTGATCCTTGTTGCCATCTTCAGGATGAAGTCAGGAGAAAGCAGACACAAGGCTTTCTCCACCTGTGCATCTCATTTGTCAGTGATAATCATATTCTACGGCACTCTCTTCTTTATGTACGTGCAGCCCAAATCCAGTCATTCCTTTGATACTGATAAAATGGcatctttattttatactttagtaATACCCATGCTGAATCCGATGATCTACAGTTTGAGGAACAAAGAGGTGAAAAATGCCCTgtctagaaactggaaaatacGTGCAAATATACTATTTAAAATTCACTCTAGGATATGCTAA
- the LOC110144581 gene encoding olfactory receptor 8K3-like, protein MAWTDNQNQTMPAEFILTGITDRPELQAPFFVLFLTIYVVSAVGNLGMIVLTKVDSNLQTPMYFFLRNLAFIDLGYSTSVGPKMLVNFVADQNTISYHWCAMQLTFFILFIISELFILSAMAYDRYVAICNPLLYTVVMSPRVCWVLVAVPYVYSASVSLVTTIKIFLSSFCGHNIVSHFYCDSLPLLTLLCSETRDIELFILVCSVFNLVSSLLVVVVSYILILKAILKMNTAQGRQKAFSTCGSHLAVVVVLYATLAFMYMQPKASHSFDTDKMASVFFTLVIPMLNPMIYSLRNKEVKGALRKVWKNLCKIPI, encoded by the coding sequence ATGGCCTGGACGGACAATCAGAATCAAACGATGCCTGCTGAATTCATCCTCACGGGAATCACAGACCGGCCTGAGCTGCAGGCTCCCTTCTTTGTGCTGTTCCTCACCATCTATGTAGTGTCTGCGGTGGGAAACTTGGGCATGATCGTTCTCACCAAGGTGGACTCCAACCTACAGACACCcatgtatttctttctcagaaaCCTGGCTTTCATCGATCTGGGCTATTCCACATCTGTGGGACCCAAAATGCTGGTAAATTTCGTAGCTGATCAAAACACAATCTCTTACCATTGGTGTGCTATGCAGCTGACTTTCTTCATCTTGTTCATCATCAGTGAACTTTTCATCCTGTCAGCAATGGCCTATGACCGTTACGTGGCCATCTGCAACCCTCTGCTCTACACAGTAGTGATGTCACCGAGAGTATGCTGGGTGCTGGTCGCCGTCCCCTATGTTTACAGCGCCTCCGTTTCTCTGGTAACTACCATCAAGATATTTCTTTCATCCTTCTGTGGCCATAACATCGTCAGTCATTTCTACTGTGACAGTCTCCCCTTGCTCACTTTGCTGTGCTCAGAAACAAGGGACATTGAGCTGTTCATACTGGTCTGTTCCGTGTTTAACTTGGTCTCGTCTCTCCTGGTAGTTGTTGTGTCCTACATCCTGATACTTAAGGCCATCCTAAAAATGAACACTGCACAGGGCAGGCAGAAGGCTTTCTCCACCTGTGGCTCTCACCTGGCGGTGGTAGTTGTACTGTATGCCACTCTAGCCTTTATGTACATGCAGCCCAAGGCCAGCCACTCTTTTGATACTGACAAAATGGCCTCTGTATTTTTCACTTTGGTCATACCCATGCTGAACCCTATGATCTACAGCTTGAGGAACAAGGAAGTAAAAGGTGCTCTGCGTAAGGTGTGGAAAAATCTCTGCAAAATCCccatataa